In Musa acuminata AAA Group cultivar baxijiao chromosome BXJ2-3, Cavendish_Baxijiao_AAA, whole genome shotgun sequence, the following proteins share a genomic window:
- the LOC103979205 gene encoding flocculation protein FLO11 — MISTISGSIQSSNTGENEEYDSRGESISSFNLPPPHPSPSPTTATTFQHERPSSSFIFDPLSPYLTSFPFPPPESNSLSLDSTWLKRIQPYSACTTLGAMTATRSSVSSSASPSSVQPPAQADRSSAAPRGAKKRSRASRRAPTTVLTTDTSNFRAMVQQFTGLPTPPFTSSHFPRPRLDLYNMGAAAIPPYLLRPSAQKTPSASFLPMTTTSTSSASLLDHAIASISGNTIVSINMPIRTTETSSPIGATPSSTEKCQLSLFGAQYPSTLDMQSANFISQPLLQSQTAPEYNSHSLGYAFGGLGSLLATEGMNLSHDTDVLSGWANESGQENAEPARSKTIIRNYGNPR, encoded by the exons ATGATTTCCACGATCAG CGGGAGCATCCAGTCTTCAAACACCGGTGAGAACGAAGAGTACGACTCTCGAGGTGAGTCCATCTCCTCCTTCAACCTCCCACCACCACATCCATCACCGTCACCAACAACTGCTACTACTTTCCAACACGAACGCCCTTCATCCTCCTTCATCTTTGATCCTCTATCCCCGTACCTCACCTCCTTCCCCTTCCCACCTCCGGAGTCCAATTCTCTCAGCCTCGACTCTACATGGCTTAAAAGAATCCAACCATATTCCGCTTGCACCACCCTGGGCGCCATGACGGCCACTCGCTCCTCAGTATCATCATCAGCGAGTCCCTCCTCGGTGCAACCACCCGCGCAAGCTGATCGCTCTTCCGCCGCCCCACGAGGCGCCAAGAAGCGGTCGAGGGCGTCGAGGCGAGCCCCGACCACCGTCCTCACCACCGACACTTCCAACTTCCGCGCGATGGTGCAACAGTTCACTGGCCTACCGACACCGCCCTTCACTTCCTCCCACTTTCCCCGCCCTCGGCTTGACCTCTACAACATGGGGGCCGCCGCGATTCCCCCTTATCTCCTTAGGCCCTCTGCCCAAAAAACCCCATCTGCTTCCTTCCTTCCCATGACTACTACTTCCACCTCCTCCGCTTCACTTCTTGATCATGCTATTGCTTCTATTTCTGGGAACACCATTGTCAGCATAAACATGCCCATTAGAACTACTGAAACAAGTTCTCCAATTGGTGCTACTCCAAGCTCCACCGAGAAGTGCCAATTGTCACTCTTCGGTGCTCAGTATCCAAGCACACTCGACATGCAAAGCGCAAATTTTATCTCCCAACCCCTTCTCCAATCTCAGACCGCTCCCGAGTACAACTCACACTCCTTGGGCTACGCCTTTGGAGGCCTCGGGAGCCTGCTCGCCACCGAAGGCATGAACTTGAGCCATGATACCGATGTTCTATCCGGTTGGGCTAATGAATCAGGACAGGAGAATGCGGAACCAGCTCGATCAAAGACAATCATCAGAAACTACGGCAATCCGAGATAG
- the LOC135607980 gene encoding FCS-Like Zinc finger 7-like isoform X2: MAEGKGEREDVAILLGKGLQPPMRRTTSMMVFSATNFAAASAAADWREGIRRSEQNRAATFEMPPRIVQRRSFNDFRTLETTAQFLMACGRCNRRLGPGSDTFIYHLECREHKMSQDKNINKRLTPKKTDASSSTKASETPGSGEMAIAA; this comes from the exons ATGGCGGAGGGGAAGGGGGAGAGAGAGGATGTGGCGATACTCCTTGGCAAGGGTCTGCAGCCTCCCATGCGACGAACGACGAGCATGATGGTGTTCTCCGCGACCAATTTTGCGGCCGCCTCCGCCGCGGCAGATTGGCGAGAGGGCATCCGTCGCAGTGAGCAGAATAGAGCAGCAACGTTTGAGATGCCGCCGAGGATCGTCCAGCGGCGGAGCTTCAACGACTTCCGGACGTTGGAGACGACCGCCCAATTCCTTATGGCCTGCGGCCGCTGCAATCGCCGCCTCGGCCCTGGATCCGACACCTTCATTTATCA CCTTGAGTGCAGAGAGCATAAGATGAGCCAAGACAAGAATATAAATAAGCGCCTGACGCCCAAGAAGACCGATGCTTCCTCGTCAACTAAAGCTTCAGAAACACCTGGCAGTGGCGAAATGGCTATTGCTGCTTAA
- the LOC135607980 gene encoding FCS-Like Zinc finger 7-like isoform X1 — MAEGKGEREDVAILLGKGLQPPMRRTTSMMVFSATNFAAASAAADWREGIRRSEQNRAATFEMPPRIVQRRSFNDFRTLETTAQFLMACGRCNRRLGPGSDTFIYQGEIAFCSLECREHKMSQDKNINKRLTPKKTDASSSTKASETPGSGEMAIAA, encoded by the exons ATGGCGGAGGGGAAGGGGGAGAGAGAGGATGTGGCGATACTCCTTGGCAAGGGTCTGCAGCCTCCCATGCGACGAACGACGAGCATGATGGTGTTCTCCGCGACCAATTTTGCGGCCGCCTCCGCCGCGGCAGATTGGCGAGAGGGCATCCGTCGCAGTGAGCAGAATAGAGCAGCAACGTTTGAGATGCCGCCGAGGATCGTCCAGCGGCGGAGCTTCAACGACTTCCGGACGTTGGAGACGACCGCCCAATTCCTTATGGCCTGCGGCCGCTGCAATCGCCGCCTCGGCCCTGGATCCGACACCTTCATTTATCA GGGCGAAATTGCATTTTGTAGCCTTGAGTGCAGAGAGCATAAGATGAGCCAAGACAAGAATATAAATAAGCGCCTGACGCCCAAGAAGACCGATGCTTCCTCGTCAACTAAAGCTTCAGAAACACCTGGCAGTGGCGAAATGGCTATTGCTGCTTAA
- the LOC135607981 gene encoding uncharacterized protein LOC135607981 encodes MSSQYPVLNNKPIDQWKVTELKEELRKRKIPVRGLKEELIRKLDEAIRNEMAKEEESVNACNPDSVHDDGDQVQSEKLVDNHTYVVVDPTGKTGSDALAIDIDINQDISSQYAITATPGLDTKVSETKTNVVSLEDSGTETQTVITLSESSIQDASPKEMHDEEKHDEEKHDEEKQEEEKQGEEKHEDSTGSREDIKLNLSEPDNQVPVVSPDLGFQVKCESIPIDSVSIIEKNSLKDNLNADDFHLEQEVVKPEMVQPSSSSVIGGDLQPLDDDKGPVSDPVTLEETDVKSSINIDLSMKEENVEEGSPEKLNLDRCSSDELMEEDVSDIKHVDSNTKSEELEGKTEVNLEPAVGGETSFDGGLGGSMPEKKDTVVEDHRKPEVPAEKRKLEDREVVGSNGAPKRQRRWNAETVKVPEQQTYTLITSSPSKDAFHLTPRRTLTKSVPKPVENSQKERIVPPSPKPATTSLRIDRFLRPFTLKAVQELLAKTGTVCSFWMDHIKTHCYVTYSSVEEATATRNAVYNLQWPPNGGNLLVAEFVDPQDVKAHVEPPPQSAVPISPNPTTAKVTNFQQPQAAQPPTRQHSFRQPLPPLPTPTLSDLPAARERLPPPPPLNPEPPALTLDDLFKKTRATPRIYYLPLSEEAVASKFAAQGKNHKGQTSQY; translated from the exons ATGTCGTCGCAATATCCTGTGCTTAACAACAAACCCATTGATCAATGGAAGGTTACAGAGTTAAAAGAGGAGCTGAGAAAAAGAAAGATCCCTGTAAGGGGCCTGAAGGAGGAGTTGATAAGGAAGCTCGATGAGGCAATACGTAATGAGATGGCTAAAGAGGAGGAATCGGTCAATGCCTGTAATCCTGATTCAGTTCATGATGATGGTGATCAAGTGCAATCAGAAAAGTTGGTAGATAATCATACCTATGTTGTTGTCGATCCAACTGGAAAAACGGGCTCTGATGCCCTTGCAATTGACATAGATATCAATCAAGACATCAGTTCTCAATATGCCATAACAGCTACTCCAGGATTGGATACAAAAGTTTCAGAAACAAAGACTAATGTGGTTTCACTGGAAGACAGTGGAACTGAAACTCAGACGGTGATTACTCTGTCCGAATCAAGTATCCAAGATGCAAGCCCCAAAGAGATGCATGATGAAGAAAAACATGATGAAGAAAAGCATGATGAAGAaaagcaagaagaagaaaagcaaGGCGAAGAAAAGCATGAGGATTCAACCGGCTCCCGTGAGGATATCAAGCTCAACCTTTCGGAACCAGACAATCAGGTACCTGTGGTCAGCCCAGATTTAGGTTTCCAAGTTAAGTGTGAGTCGATTCCTATTGATTCTGTGTCAATTATTGAAAAAAATAGTCTAAAGGATAATTTAAATGCTGATGACTTTCATTTAGAACAAGAAGTTGTTAAGCCGGAGATGGTTCAACCATCATCCAGCAGTGTCATAGGTGGTGATCTGCAGCCTTTGGATGACGATAAAGGGCCAGTTAGTGACCCAGTCACTTTGGAGGAGACAGATGTCAAAAGTAGTATAAACATTGACCTCAGCATGAAAGAAGAAAATGTAGAGGAAGGGTCTCCAGAAAAATTAAACTTAGATAGGTGTTCAAGTGATGAATTAATGGAAGAGGATGTTTCTGATATCAAGCATGTTGACTCCAACACTAAGTCTGAGGAACTGGAAGGAAAAACTGAGGTGAACTTGGAGCCTGCTGTAGGTGGGGAAACCAGTTTTGATGGTGGTCTGGGTGGCTCCATGCCAGAAAAGAAAGATACTGTTGTTGAAGACCATAGGAAGCCAGAAGTTCCCGCTGAGAAGAGGAAACTAGAAG ACCGAGAAGTTGTTGGAAGCAATGGGGCTCCTAAGCGGCAACGCCGTTGGAATGCAGAAACTGTAAAAGTTCCTGAACAACAAACATATACTCTTATTACATCAAGTCCATCTAAGGATGCATTTCATCTGACTCCTAGACGCACACTCACGAAGTCTGTTCCAAAGCCTGTTGAAAATTCCCAGAAGGAACGCATTG TGCCACCATCCCCGAAACCAGCGACAACTTCACTGAGAATTGACAGGTTTTTGCGTCCTTTTACTCTAAAAGCAGTGCAAGAGCTGCTTGCAAAAACTGGAACTGTCTGCAGTTTCTGGATGGACCACATCAAGACCCACTGCTATGTCACT TATTCTTCTGTCGAAGAAGCCACTGCAACCCGAAATGCTGTTTATAACCTCCAGTGGCCTCCCAATGGTGGAAATCTTCTGGTAGCAGAGTTTGTTGATCCCCAGGATGTTAAGGCTCATGTCGAGCCCCCACCTCAATCAGCAGTACCGATAAGCCCAAACCCAACCACAGCTAAGGTTACAAACTTTCAACAACCTCAGGCAGCTCAACCCCCTACTCGCCAGCATTCTTTCAGGCAGCCGCTACCACCCCTTCCTACACCAACATTATCTGACCTGCCTGCTGCAAGGGAGAGACTTCCCCCACCTCCTCCATTGAACCCAGAACCACCAGCTTTAACACTCGATGATCTATTCAAGAAGACTAGAGCTACCCCAAGGATCTATTACCTACCCTTGTCTGAAGAAGCAGTGGCATCTAAGTTTGCAGCACAAGGCAAAAACCATAAAGGACAAACAAGCCAATATTAG
- the LOC135607983 gene encoding small ribosomal subunit protein uS9-like has product MATAAVDSVQCFGRKKTAVAVAHCKRGRGLIKVNGVPIELVKPEILGLKAFEPILLLGRQRFMDVDIRIRVRGGGKTSQIYAIRQSIAKALVAFHQKYVDEQSKKEIKGILVRYDRTLLVADPRRCEPKKFGGRGARARFQKSYR; this is encoded by the coding sequence ATGGCGACGGCAGCGGTGGACTCGGTGCAGTGCTTCGGAAGGAAGAAGACGGCGGTGGCTGTGGCGCACTGCAAGCGGGGTCGTGGGCTGATCAAGGTGAACGGCGTGCCGATCGAACTGGTGAAGCCGGAGATCCTCGGCCTTAAGGCCTTCGAGCCCATCCTCCTCCTCGGACGGCAACGGTTCATGGACGTCGACATCCGCATCCGCGTCCGCGGCGGCGGCAAGACCTCCCAGATTTATGCCATCCGTCAGAGCATCGCCAAGGCCCTCGTCGCCTTCCACCAAAAGTACGTGGACGAGCAGTCCAAGAAGGAAATCAAGGGCATCCTCGTCCGCTATGATCGCACCCTTCTGGTCGCCGACCCCCGCCGATGTGAGCCCAAGAAGTTCGGTGGTCGAGGCGCACGCGCCAGGTTCCAGAAGTCGTACCGTTAG
- the LOC135584749 gene encoding uncharacterized protein LOC135584749, with product MARKPSSSSCCTICEGSNLSSICASCVNYRLNEYSVLLRSLTNIRESLYSRLNDELAEKRKATHQSNWRVTHNEKIRKLKEHLTCSKRQLVEVNAKVVEASNNLKLRFDSLDSAFATIKNHMGSLDKLNSDLIYSQCLAYMAITSERLHKQSMVIRQICRLFPMRRVNLDGAKDGSNGPYDQICNARLPRGLDPHSVPSEELAASLGYMVQLLNLVVPNLAAPVLHNSGFAGSCSLVWQRDSYWDARPSSQSKEYPLFISRQNFCPSIVEESSSNYDLSSMESERKPYLDTSRSGSFSYSCASPHSLETHMDLQKGISLLKKSVACITTCCYNSLCLDVPSEASTFEAFAKLLVALSSSRELQSTRNSLKMACSRPAKQAHQLNRSVWDENSRVPSSSFMGSMQTTESSNSDASFDYSAEVTASVNSESLVEGWDIVEHPRFPPPQSQVDASCNTIFR from the exons ATGGCAAGGAAGCctagcagcagcagctgctgcaccATCTGCGAGGGTTCCAATCTGTCTTCCATCTGCGCGTCGTGCGTTAATTACAG ATTGAATGAGTACAGCGTCTTGTTACGATCGCTGACGAATATCCGGGAATCCCTTTATTCCAGGCTGAACGATGAACTGGCGGAGAAG AGGAAAGCAACTCACCAAAGTAATTGGAGAGTGACACACAATGAGAAAATCAGGAAGTTGAAGGAACATCTAACCTGCTCGAAGAGGCAACTTGTAGAAG TGAATGCTAAGGTTGTGGAAGCATCAAACAATTTGAAGTTGAGATTTGACTCACTGGATTCAGCTTTTGCAACA ATCAAGAACCATATGGGTTCGTTGGATAAATTGAATAGTGATCTTATTTACAGCCAGTGCTTAGCCTAT ATGGCAATCACGTCTGAACGTCTTCACAAACAGTCGATGGTTATAAGACAAATCTGCAGGCTCTTCCCAATGCGCCGG GTGAATTTAGATGGAGCAAAGGATGGATCAAATGGTCCATATGACCAAATTTGCAATGCACGTTTACCCAGAGGACTTGATCCACATTCTGTTCCATCTGAAGAGCTTGCAGCTTCCTTGGG GTACATGGTCCAACTGTTAAATCTTGTTGTCCCAAATTTGGCTGCTCCAGTACTCCATAATTCAGGTTTTGCG GGTTCCTGCTCACTCGTATGGCAACGAGATTCATATTGGGATGCCCGACCGTCCTCGCAGAG CAAGGAGTATCCACTTTTCATATCACGACAGAATTTCTGCCCTTCCATTGTGGAAGAAAGTTCCTCTAACTATGATCTCTCTTCAATGGAATCAGAAAGAAAACCTTATTTAGACACTTCCAGAAGTGGTAGCTTCAGTTATTCCTGTGCCTCTCCACATTCTCTGGAGACTCACATGGATCTGCAGAAAGGGATATCACTTCTCAAGAAAAGTGTGGCATGCATTACGACATGCTGCTACAATTCCTTATGCCTGGATGTGCCTTCTGAAGCATCTACTTTTGAAGCATTTGCAAAATTATTGGTTGCTTTATCTTCTTCAAGGGAACTACAGTCAACAAGAAATTCATTGAAGATGGCATGCTCAAG GCCAGCAAAGCAAGCTCATCAACTGAACAGATCGGTGTGGGATGAAAATTCGAGGGTTCCATCGAGCAGCTTCATGGGGAGCATGCAGACAACGGAATCG TCGAACTCCGATGCAAGCTTCGACTACTCTGCCGAGGTGACCGCGTCTGTGAACTCTGAAAGCCTTGTGGAAGGATGGGACATCGTGGAACATCCTCGGTTTCCCCCACCGCAGTCGCAGGTTGATGCCTCCTGCAACACAATCTTCAGGTGA